The genomic DNA ACTGTTTATTCGGTTATCAAAGATACCGTCCATTCCTTCTTAGGTGAAAAAAAATCCTTCTCAAAAGTTGCACTTGTAACCGTTCCTGGCACAAATATGAAAAGCCTTGGATTTGTTACAGCAGAGGATCTTGACGTATTTTACGAGCCGTTAAGCGATTATATCGCTGTGTATGTCCCTCAAACCTTCCAAGTTGCTGGATTCACTTTTTTAATCAAAAAAGAGGATGTTGAATTTATTGATGTTAAACCAGAGGATGCAATGAAATTTATCCTATCTGGGGGCATGACTTCAAAAAAAACAACCTTGATAGAAGCTCAAAAAGAAAGGTAAAAGCCGCATTATGGCTTTTACCTTTTGATTTATGAAAATA from Robertmurraya sp. FSL R5-0851 includes the following:
- a CDS encoding DUF502 domain-containing protein; protein product: MKSILKSFVNGILTIVPIILVIYVTYKTFMFLDGLLGGFLKQYFKESYVPGIGILATLVLITILGFLSTKFVTGTIFRIIDRLLEKIPFVKTVYSVIKDTVHSFLGEKKSFSKVALVTVPGTNMKSLGFVTAEDLDVFYEPLSDYIAVYVPQTFQVAGFTFLIKKEDVEFIDVKPEDAMKFILSGGMTSKKTTLIEAQKER